One Synechocystis sp. LKSZ1 genomic window, TTGTACTAACTGAAACAAGCGGCTGACGATGGTAGCCACGCCGGTAAAATGGCCCGGACGATAGGCCCCGCAGAGGGTTTCGGTTAAGGCGGCAGGAGGAACGACCAGGGTTTTAGCTGATGTCTCGTCTAGACCTAATTCCGCCACTGTGGGACAAAAAACGGCCCTGGCCCCCAAGCTGGCGGCTAGTTCACAGTCAGCTTCCAGGGAACGGGGATAGCGAGCCAAGTCTTCCTGGGGGCCAAACTGGAGGGGATTCACAAAAATCGAGACGACTGCATGATCGGTTTCGGCCACCGCCCGCCGAATCAGACTCGCGTGGCCCCTATGGAGGGCCCCCATCGTCGGCACCAGGCCAATGCATTGACCTTGAGCCGTGCGGAGATAGGTGCGGAGTCCAGCAATGGTCTGTAAACGATACACAGTCTTTATTCCTCAGCGTAACCCTCAAATTCTAGAGCAAGGCGGCCGGCTTTGCGCTCCGCTATAATAGGCACGGTTGTCCTATTTTCCCTGGCCTGGCCCTTGTCTGACCCCAGTTCTCCTCCTGTCTCACCGCCGATTTCCCTCCATCGAGAGGCAGTTTTGGCTTGGTTAGAGACCCAAGTGTCGCCCCAGCGACTGGCCCATATCCTGGGCGTAGAAGCAACGGCTAAGGCTCTGGCCCCTCTGCATGGTCTAGACCCCGAAGCCGCCGCTACTGCTGGCCTGTTGCACGATCTGGCTAAATTTTTCCCCCCGGCCCGTCTGCTGGCGATAGCCCAAGCGGAAGGCATTCCCCTCGATCCTGTTCTGGAGCAAGTCCCCCATCTGCTCCATGCGGAGATTAGTGCTGTGGTCGCTCGGCAGGAATTTCATGTTCACGACCCCGTTATCCTTAATGCCATTCGCCACCATACCCTGGGTTGTCCCGGCATGGCCCCCTTATCCTGTCTAATCTTTGTGGCCGATGCCATTGAACCCCAGCGGGGCGACGATCCAGCTCTCCTGGCCCTGCGGCGAGCGAGTCGTAAAAATCTTTATAAAGCCGTCCGCAAAACCTGTGACCTCGTTTTCGAGCATCTGTTGGCCCACCACAAAACCATCCATCCCCGTCTGATTGAGACCCGAAATTGGGCGTTACAATGGGAAAAATATGGAGAAAAATGAAGTATTCATGACCGAAATCCTGCGCCTTGACCCCGTTACCTCGACCCCTGTGCCCTCTCTCTCTCCGGTTTCAACGGAATCCCTCGTCTGGACGATTCTACAAGCGGCGGATGAACGCAAAGCCGACGATATCAATGTTTTAAAAGTCACCGATATTTCCTACTTGGCAGACTATTTTGTGATTGTGACGGGGTTTTCACGTACCCAGGTCAGGGCCATTGCCGACAGTATCGAAAAACAAGTTGAAACGTCCTATGCTCGTCTGCCCCTCCACACGGAAGGCAAGGCGGAAGGTAGTTGGATTTTGCAGGATTTTGGCGATGTGCTGGTGCATATTTTTATGCCAGAAGAACGGGAATTCTATAAACTAGAAGCCTTTTGGGGCCATGCCCAGGGCTATAATTTGGCTGATTTTGCCCAGGAATTTGGTTTTACCTACACGCCACCCACCCTGCCCTCCTTCCAATAATCCCTGGCTGTTATCGATTGCCTATGAGTTCTCCGCGAGAGTCATCGCCCCAATTTTGTCCGGTACCCCTGGAGCAACAGCCCGTCAATGAGTACGAG contains:
- the yqeK gene encoding bis(5'-nucleosyl)-tetraphosphatase (symmetrical) YqeK, translating into MSDPSSPPVSPPISLHREAVLAWLETQVSPQRLAHILGVEATAKALAPLHGLDPEAAATAGLLHDLAKFFPPARLLAIAQAEGIPLDPVLEQVPHLLHAEISAVVARQEFHVHDPVILNAIRHHTLGCPGMAPLSCLIFVADAIEPQRGDDPALLALRRASRKNLYKAVRKTCDLVFEHLLAHHKTIHPRLIETRNWALQWEKYGEK
- the rsfS gene encoding ribosome silencing factor; translation: MTEILRLDPVTSTPVPSLSPVSTESLVWTILQAADERKADDINVLKVTDISYLADYFVIVTGFSRTQVRAIADSIEKQVETSYARLPLHTEGKAEGSWILQDFGDVLVHIFMPEEREFYKLEAFWGHAQGYNLADFAQEFGFTYTPPTLPSFQ